A DNA window from Jaculus jaculus isolate mJacJac1 chromosome 1, mJacJac1.mat.Y.cur, whole genome shotgun sequence contains the following coding sequences:
- the LOC123454360 gene encoding LOW QUALITY PROTEIN: E3 ubiquitin-protein ligase Mdm2-like (The sequence of the model RefSeq protein was modified relative to this genomic sequence to represent the inferred CDS: substituted 1 base at 1 genomic stop codon), with protein MKEVIFYLGQYIMTKRLYDEKQQHIVYCSNDLLGDLFGVPSFSVKEHRKIYTMIYKNLVVVNQQEPSNSGTSMSENGCPLEGGSDLKDPMQELQEETPSSSELASRPSTSSRRRTISETEENSDDLTGERQRKCHKSLSFEESLALCVIRELCCERSSGSESTEFPSNQELDDGVSEDSGDWLDQDSVSDQFSVEFEVESLDSEDYSLSEEGQELSHEDDEIYRVTVYQAGQSDTDSFEEDPEISLADYWKCTSCNEMNPPLPPHCNRCWALRENWLPDDKGKDRGEIFEKAKLKISAQTEEGLDVPDGKKTAVNDSRETWIEENDDQVMQAFQSQESEEHSQPSTSSSMICSSQEDFKEVEKEETQDKEESMESSFPLNAIEPCVICQGXPKNGCIVHGKTGHLMSCFTCAKKLKKRNKPCPVCRQPIQMIVLTYFN; from the exons ATGAAagag gttataTTTTATCTTGGCCAGTATATTATGACTAAAAGATTATATGATGAGAAGCAGCAACATATTGTTTATTGTTCAAATGATCTTCTTGGAGATTTGTTTGGAGTGCCAAGCTTCTCTGTGAAAGAGCACAGGAAAATATACACAATGATCTACAAAAACTTGGTAGTAGTAAATCAGCAAGAGCCATCAAACTCTGGAACATCCATGAGTGAGAATGGTTGTCCTCTTGAAGGTGGGAGTGATCTAAAGGACCCTATGCAAGAACTGCAAGAAGAGACGCCTTCATCTTCAGAGTTGGCTTCTAGACCCTCTACCTCATCTAGAAGGAGAACAATTAGTGAGACAGAGGAAAACTCAGATGACTTAACTGGTGAACGACAGAGAAAGTGCCACAAATCCCTTTCCTTTGAGGAAAGCCTGGCTCTGTGTGTGATACGGGAGCTGTGTTGTGAAAGAAGCAGTGGCAGCGAGTCCACAGAGTTCCCCTCAAATCAGGAGCTTGATGATGGTGTAAGTGAAGATTCGGGTGATTGGTTGGATCAAGACTCAGTTTCTGATCAATTTAGTGTAGAATTTGAAGTTGAATCTCTTGATTCAGAAgattatagtcttagtgaagaaGGTCAAGAACTCTCACATGAAGATGATGAGATTTATCGAGTCACAGTGTATCAGGCAGGACAGAGTGATACAGATTCATTTGAAGAGGATCCTGAAATTTCTTTAGCGGACTATTGGAAGTGTACTTCCTGTAATGAAATGAATCCTCCACTTCCACCACATTGCAACAGATGTTGGGCCCTTCGTGAGAACTGGCTTCCAGATGATAAAGGGAAAGATAGAGGGGAAATCTTTGAAAAAGCCAAACTAAAAATCTCGGCTCAGACAGAAGAGGGCTTGGATGTGCCTGATGGTAAAAAAACTGCAGTGAACGACTCCAGAGAGACATGGATTGAggaaaatgatgatcaagtcatGCAAGCCTTCCAGTCTCAAGAAAGTGAAGAGCATTCTCAGCCATCGACTTCTAGCAGCATGATTTGTAGCAGCCAAGAAGACTTTAAAGAggtggagaaagaagaaacacaagacaaGGAAGAAAGTATGGAGTCTAGTTTCCCCCTTAATGCCATTGAGCCTTGTGTGATTTGCCAAGGTTGACCTAAAAACGGTTGCATTGTTCATGGCAAGACAGGACATCTTATGTCGTGCTTCACATGCGCAAAGAAGCTCAAGAAAAGGAACAAGCCCTGCCCAGTGTGCAGACAGCCCATTCAAATGATTGTTCTTACCTACTTCAACTAG